In Sphaerospermopsis torques-reginae ITEP-024, the genomic window CGACGCTCCTTATCATTCATAGAAATAATGCTAGTGACATCACCCTGTAAAACCACATTATAACCTTCAGGGTAAATTCTTAAATTTTCCAACTCCTCATGTAACTCAGTCAAAGTACAAGAAGACCCATTAATATAATAATTAGAAGTATAACCACCTTGAGAGTTAACCCGTAAACGTCGAGTAACACTCCACTCATCAGATTTTAGATTTTGGATTTTGGATTTTGGATTTTCTTCATTTTCTTTTTCTTCTACTTCTTCCACTTCCTCAACTTCCTCCCCTTCCTCACTCTGCGACTCTGCGCCTCTGCGTGAGACAATATCAGAAATATCAAAAGTAACAGTGACAATAGCCTCAATAGCATTACGACCCTTAGCGACTTGATTATTATTAACCAAATCCGGCAACTTATCAGCACGCATACCCTTAGAACTGGAGAGTCCTAAGCAGAACAGCAACGCATCCAGAATATTTGACTTTCCCGATCCATTAGGACCAGAAATGACAGTACAACCCGGTAGTAAAGGGACAGAAGTTGTACCACCGAAAGACTTAAAATTAGTAAGTTCAACCCGCTTGATATGCACCATTATGGGCGCTGCTTCACTGTAAACTGGTATAAAGGAACAAGTGTATCAATTATTTTTCAATATTTGCAACTGTTTAGGAATTTTAGATTTTAGATTTTGGATTTTAGATTGATTCTGAGAAATCACTCAACCTAAAAAACATCATACCCATATCCCCGACTTCTTCAATAAGTCGGGGATCTCACAACTTCTCAAATACTAACAACTTACCTTAATATTTAACTTAGATTTTAAATCCAGCCTCTGACACAAAAAACTCTCGAAAACATCCTTCCTTTGTGTACTTTGCGTACTTTGCGGTTCGTTCCTCTTAATTCCCTAATCAACATGAAACTATTGTACCAAAACTTTATCATTCGTGACTGGCAAAAGAGCGATTGCACAGCAGCAGCAAACGTAATTAGTACAGTCTTAGCAGAATATGGCTTAGGTTGGGAAGCAGACGGTGCAGATAGAGACGTTTTAGAAATTGAGGAATATTACTTAGCTGTTGGTGGTGAATTTTGGGTAATTGAACACCAAAACAAAATAGTAGGTACAGGGGCATATTATCCCATAAAACGGGGAGAACAGGCTGTAGAAATCAGAAAAATGTATCTTTTACCAGAAATTCGTGGTTTAGGTTTAGGAAAATATTTATTACAGCAGCTAGAATTAACTATAGAAAAACGCGGATTTAAACAAATTTGGATAGAAACAGCCAGCGTCTTAAAAGAAGCGGTTCAGCTTTATGAGAATAATGGATATATCCCCGCTACAGGAGTGGAAACAAAAAGATGCGATCGCGTGTATGTAAAATATCTTAGGGAATAGGGACTGGGGACTGGGGACTTGGAAAAAGATAAATAACCCAATTACCAATTATTATGTTTAAAAATTTACTCAATTTGTTTTTACAGAACAATTGCCCGATATGCCAGCGCAACACAAAACAGCAACTTTGTCAATATTGTAATAAACAATTACAAAGCTGCCATCTGCAAAACCCCAATGTCTTATGGAAAGAACCTTTACCCGTGTTTAGTTGGGGGAGTTATGGAGGAACATTGAAAAGGGCGATCGCCGTCATGAAATATGAAAACCACCCAGAAATTGGGCGGTTATTGGGTCAGTATTTAGGAGAATCATGGTTATTAAATTGTACATTAAAAAATCAAAAACCTGTAATTGTACCAATACCACTCCACCCAAAAAAGCTGGAAGAAAGGGGTTTTAATCAAGCTGAAATCATCGCCCAAGGATTTTGTCAAATCACTGGGTTAAAATTAAAATCAAATGGATTAGCCAGAATAAAAAATACAAAAGCACAATTTAGCGTATCCGGTGCAGAAAGAGAACAAAATTTAGCAGATGCTTTTGCTCTAGGATTGGATTTTAGCCGTACTCATCCAGATGCACCCGTGCTATTAGTGGATGATATTTATACTACTGGCGCAACCGTCAAATCTGCTGTATATACACTTAATCAAGGTCATATTTCTGTATTGGGGGTAGCGGCTGTAGCCACAACGGGTAAAGATAGATCAGCCTAGAGTTAATGGGCAACTTGTGGGTGATAAATCTATAATTAACAAAATTATACCCTGTGTTTGAGGGGGAAATGTTTTCATTTATGAACAAAGCTTTTGCAGTGGGTTTAAAAAAAATAATTATCTTCCCTGTAAGTATACTGACAATGTTATTCAGTACAAATACTGTATTTGCTCAAAATGCAAATAATGCAAATACAAATAACTTATATAAACCCATTCCCTTAAATAGTAGTTCAGAAATTTCTGATACATTAACAGCTACAGATATTCCCACAGGTCAAGGAGGATTTGCGCGTGATTATACAGTTAAGTTAAATAAAGGTGATAATTTAGCTATTGATTTGTCATCTGAGAACTTCGACACTATTATTACTCTTTTAGGTCCAGATGGTTCAACAGTGGCAGAAAATGATGATGGACCAGATGGGACAAGTAATTCTCTCCTATTTACCCGCATTACCGAAACAGGAAATTATATTGTTCGTGTCCGGTCTTTTGGAGAAACGGGAGTGGGAAAGTATAGACTCAAAGTAACCAAACTGCAACCAGTGAAGTAGGGAATAGATGACAGGTGACAGGTGACAGGTGACAGGTGACAGGTGACAGGTGACAGGTGACAGGTGACAGGTGAGATGGGGAGAAAATAGT contains:
- a CDS encoding PPC domain-containing protein is translated as MNKAFAVGLKKIIIFPVSILTMLFSTNTVFAQNANNANTNNLYKPIPLNSSSEISDTLTATDIPTGQGGFARDYTVKLNKGDNLAIDLSSENFDTIITLLGPDGSTVAENDDGPDGTSNSLLFTRITETGNYIVRVRSFGETGVGKYRLKVTKLQPVK
- a CDS encoding GNAT family N-acetyltransferase; amino-acid sequence: MKLLYQNFIIRDWQKSDCTAAANVISTVLAEYGLGWEADGADRDVLEIEEYYLAVGGEFWVIEHQNKIVGTGAYYPIKRGEQAVEIRKMYLLPEIRGLGLGKYLLQQLELTIEKRGFKQIWIETASVLKEAVQLYENNGYIPATGVETKRCDRVYVKYLRE
- a CDS encoding ComF family protein, producing the protein MFKNLLNLFLQNNCPICQRNTKQQLCQYCNKQLQSCHLQNPNVLWKEPLPVFSWGSYGGTLKRAIAVMKYENHPEIGRLLGQYLGESWLLNCTLKNQKPVIVPIPLHPKKLEERGFNQAEIIAQGFCQITGLKLKSNGLARIKNTKAQFSVSGAEREQNLADAFALGLDFSRTHPDAPVLLVDDIYTTGATVKSAVYTLNQGHISVLGVAAVATTGKDRSA